The Euphorbia lathyris chromosome 3, ddEupLath1.1, whole genome shotgun sequence genome contains a region encoding:
- the LOC136221865 gene encoding (6-4)DNA photolyase isoform X2 yields MRFSASLCRPLYPYSLTMSSSLMWFRKGLRIHDNPALQYAAKESHFVYPLFVIDPHYMDPDPLAPSPGSTLAGLNRISFLLESLVDLDLSLRKLGSRLLIIKGDPSQVLINCLKQWDVKKLCFEYDTEPYYQALDVKVKDYASSAGIEVFSPVSHTLFNPADIIKKNGGKPPLSYQSFLKIAGQPSWASVPLSTTISSLPPVGDVGSCGISEVPTVEELGYRDVFQHEWTPFRGGESEALKRLNESIEEKEWVANFEKPKGDPSAFIKPATTVLSPYLKFGCLSSRYFYQCLLDVYKNVKKHTSPPVSLVGQLLWRDFFYTVAFGTPNFDQMKDNRICKQIPWNEDNELLAAWREARTGYPWIDAIMVQLQKWGWMHHLARHCVACFLTRGDLFVHWEKGRDVFGRLLIDSDWAINNGNWLWLSCSSFFYQYNRIYSPISFGKKYDPNGNYIRHFLPVLEDMPKEYIYEPWTAPLSIQTKAKCIIGKDYPKPVVLHDSASKECKRKLGEAYSLNKKLNCNLREEDSKNLKRKTEQEQKSRRQDKKKLI; encoded by the exons ATGCGATTCTCAGCTTCTCTTTGCAGGCCCCTCTATCCCTACTCCTTAACAATGTCATCTTCTCTAATGTGGTTTCGTAAGGGACTCCGGATTCACGACAACCCTGCCCTTCAGTATGCTGCTAAGGAGTCTCATTTTGTTTACCCACTCTTTGTAATTGACCCACATTACATGGACCCTGATCCCCTAGCACCCTCTCCCGGTTCCACACTTGCGGGTCTCAACCGTATCAGCTTTTTGCTGGAGAGTCTCGTGGATCTTGATTTGAGCCTCAGGAAGCTCGGCTCAAGGTTGCTAATAATTAAGGGAGACCCTAGCCAGGTTCTGATTAATTGCTTGAAACAA TGGGATGTGAAGAAGCTTTGCTTTGAATATGATACAGAACCTTATTACCAAGCTTTAGATGTTAAAGTGAAG GATTATGCCTCTTCTGCTGGAATTGAAGTTTTTTCTCCAGTGAGTCACACCCTTTTCAATCCTGCAGATATCATTAAAAAG AATGGAGGAAAGCCACCACTGAGTTATCAATCATTTCTAAAGATTGCTGGGCAACCCTCATGGGCATCAGTGCCCCTTTCAACTACGATTTCCTCACTTCCTCCTGTTGGGGATGTTGGAAGCTGTGGAATCTCAGAGGTTCCAACGGTAGAGGAACTTGGTTATAGAGATGTTTTTCAA CATGAATGGACTCCTTTCAGGGGTGGTGAATCAGAGGCATTGAAAAGGTTAAATGAATCAATCGAAGAAAAG GAATGGGTGGCAAATTTTGAGAAACCTAAGGGTGACCCATCTGCATTTATAAAACCAGCAACCACAGTTCTGTCACCGTACTTGAAA TTTGGCTGTCTCTCTTCCAGATACTTCTACCAATGCCTTCTAGATGTCTATAAAAATGTCAAAAAACACACATCGCCACCAGTTTCTCTTGTTGGCCAG TTGTTGTGGCGAGATTTCTTTTATACTGTGGCTTTTGGCACTCCTAACTTTGATCAGATGAAGGATAATAGAATCTGCAAGCAG ataCCTTGGAATGAAGACAACGAATTGCTAGCAGCATGGAGGGAAGCTAGAACAGGATATCCTTGGATTGATGCTATAATGGTTCAG CTTCAAAAATGGGGTTGGATGCACCATCTAGCACGGCATTGTGTTGCGTGTTTTCTAACACGGGGAGATCTG TTTGTGCATTGGGAAAAAGGGCGTGATGTTTTTGGGAGACTCTTGATTGATTCAGATTGGGCAATTAATAATGGGAATTGGCTGTGGCTATCATGTTCATCGTTCTTCTATCAG TATAATCGTATCTACTCACCAATATCATTTGGGAAGAAGTACGACCCGAATGGAAATTACATAAGGCATTTTCTCCCAGTATTGGAAG ACATGCCAAAGGAGTACATCTATGAGCCATGGACAGCACCACTAAGTATTCAAACCAAAGCAAAGTGCATTATTGGAAAAGACTATCCAAAACCAG TGGTTTTGCATGATTCTGCAAGTAAGGAGTGCAAGAGAAAATTGGGTGAGGCTTATTCCTTAAACAAAAAATTGAATTGCAACCTGAGAGAAGAAGATTCGAAGAACTTGAAGAGGAAAACGGAGCAAGAGCAGAAAAGTAGAAGGCAAGACAAGaagaagttaatttga
- the LOC136221865 gene encoding (6-4)DNA photolyase isoform X1 has protein sequence MRFSASLCRPLYPYSLTMSSSLMWFRKGLRIHDNPALQYAAKESHFVYPLFVIDPHYMDPDPLAPSPGSTLAGLNRISFLLESLVDLDLSLRKLGSRLLIIKGDPSQVLINCLKQWDVKKLCFEYDTEPYYQALDVKVKDYASSAGIEVFSPVSHTLFNPADIIKKNGGKPPLSYQSFLKIAGQPSWASVPLSTTISSLPPVGDVGSCGISEVPTVEELGYRDVFQHEWTPFRGGESEALKRLNESIEEKEWVANFEKPKGDPSAFIKPATTVLSPYLKFGCLSSRYFYQCLLDVYKNVKKHTSPPVSLVGQVSCNFSFMHYTSCRCLTGLSLASNWQLLWRDFFYTVAFGTPNFDQMKDNRICKQIPWNEDNELLAAWREARTGYPWIDAIMVQLQKWGWMHHLARHCVACFLTRGDLFVHWEKGRDVFGRLLIDSDWAINNGNWLWLSCSSFFYQYNRIYSPISFGKKYDPNGNYIRHFLPVLEDMPKEYIYEPWTAPLSIQTKAKCIIGKDYPKPVVLHDSASKECKRKLGEAYSLNKKLNCNLREEDSKNLKRKTEQEQKSRRQDKKKLI, from the exons ATGCGATTCTCAGCTTCTCTTTGCAGGCCCCTCTATCCCTACTCCTTAACAATGTCATCTTCTCTAATGTGGTTTCGTAAGGGACTCCGGATTCACGACAACCCTGCCCTTCAGTATGCTGCTAAGGAGTCTCATTTTGTTTACCCACTCTTTGTAATTGACCCACATTACATGGACCCTGATCCCCTAGCACCCTCTCCCGGTTCCACACTTGCGGGTCTCAACCGTATCAGCTTTTTGCTGGAGAGTCTCGTGGATCTTGATTTGAGCCTCAGGAAGCTCGGCTCAAGGTTGCTAATAATTAAGGGAGACCCTAGCCAGGTTCTGATTAATTGCTTGAAACAA TGGGATGTGAAGAAGCTTTGCTTTGAATATGATACAGAACCTTATTACCAAGCTTTAGATGTTAAAGTGAAG GATTATGCCTCTTCTGCTGGAATTGAAGTTTTTTCTCCAGTGAGTCACACCCTTTTCAATCCTGCAGATATCATTAAAAAG AATGGAGGAAAGCCACCACTGAGTTATCAATCATTTCTAAAGATTGCTGGGCAACCCTCATGGGCATCAGTGCCCCTTTCAACTACGATTTCCTCACTTCCTCCTGTTGGGGATGTTGGAAGCTGTGGAATCTCAGAGGTTCCAACGGTAGAGGAACTTGGTTATAGAGATGTTTTTCAA CATGAATGGACTCCTTTCAGGGGTGGTGAATCAGAGGCATTGAAAAGGTTAAATGAATCAATCGAAGAAAAG GAATGGGTGGCAAATTTTGAGAAACCTAAGGGTGACCCATCTGCATTTATAAAACCAGCAACCACAGTTCTGTCACCGTACTTGAAA TTTGGCTGTCTCTCTTCCAGATACTTCTACCAATGCCTTCTAGATGTCTATAAAAATGTCAAAAAACACACATCGCCACCAGTTTCTCTTGTTGGCCAGGTCAGTTGTAACTTCAGTTTTATGCATTATACAAGTTGCAGATGCCTCACTGGACTAAGTCTAGCTTCAAACTGGCAGTTGTTGTGGCGAGATTTCTTTTATACTGTGGCTTTTGGCACTCCTAACTTTGATCAGATGAAGGATAATAGAATCTGCAAGCAG ataCCTTGGAATGAAGACAACGAATTGCTAGCAGCATGGAGGGAAGCTAGAACAGGATATCCTTGGATTGATGCTATAATGGTTCAG CTTCAAAAATGGGGTTGGATGCACCATCTAGCACGGCATTGTGTTGCGTGTTTTCTAACACGGGGAGATCTG TTTGTGCATTGGGAAAAAGGGCGTGATGTTTTTGGGAGACTCTTGATTGATTCAGATTGGGCAATTAATAATGGGAATTGGCTGTGGCTATCATGTTCATCGTTCTTCTATCAG TATAATCGTATCTACTCACCAATATCATTTGGGAAGAAGTACGACCCGAATGGAAATTACATAAGGCATTTTCTCCCAGTATTGGAAG ACATGCCAAAGGAGTACATCTATGAGCCATGGACAGCACCACTAAGTATTCAAACCAAAGCAAAGTGCATTATTGGAAAAGACTATCCAAAACCAG TGGTTTTGCATGATTCTGCAAGTAAGGAGTGCAAGAGAAAATTGGGTGAGGCTTATTCCTTAAACAAAAAATTGAATTGCAACCTGAGAGAAGAAGATTCGAAGAACTTGAAGAGGAAAACGGAGCAAGAGCAGAAAAGTAGAAGGCAAGACAAGaagaagttaatttga